The following are encoded in a window of Gemmatimonadota bacterium genomic DNA:
- a CDS encoding hydrolase, with the protein MDLLPTAVVLASLAAQPAPVLPRPVAHATRIAKGPVIDGRLDDSVWLAARPIGGFVQHEPFDGRDATERTEVRILFDRGALYIGARLFDQNPAGIIRGETRRDLALKEQDTFMILLDTFRDRQNGFLFATTPAGVEHDGQINKEGEGGFGGPVGNAPSVTGANENVNWDGTWEVRTTIDEQGWSAEFRIPFETLRYGSGKPQVWGLNLARFIRRKNEEDFWSPVPRQHTLFRVSMAGSLEGLEPPSTRTLLLTPSVVGSLQKDYRANTATDAALEFGADAKIGLTPSLTLDLTYNTDFAQVEADDQQVNLTRFNLFFPEKRPFFLENAGVFAFGTPQSADIFFSRRIGLDRNNQQVPIDGGGRLSGKIGRLSLGLLDVQAGNNYSVGRVIYDLPHRSRIGAIAVSRINTDSTGDHNVTFGLDGKLGIGEAISLDGYAAHSETPGSTGRSNVVNLSGTYTTRTWELGSAFRRVDAGFRPDVGYLERPAFQFISLRVLRHLRTPNLAWFREARPHITFRQYDDLDGKPQSRLLHIDTHFVFANGAFFELPGVNFTREALRAPFEIAPGVIIPMGTYDHFEWAPIFNTNLSSPYSISGGVTLGGFYSGHKKGVTLTLNARPTDRINSSLRWSYDDVDLAEGSFHRTLVGFRFGYAFSPRVFIQGLTQYSNQAESLSANIRFGWLGPAGTGLFVVFNEGRASGEEPGLVNRVVVVKFTKQLDWAR; encoded by the coding sequence GTCATCGACGGCCGCCTCGACGATTCGGTCTGGCTCGCCGCCCGCCCCATCGGCGGGTTCGTGCAGCACGAGCCGTTCGACGGCCGCGACGCCACCGAGCGGACCGAGGTCCGGATCCTGTTCGACCGCGGCGCGCTCTATATCGGCGCTCGGCTGTTCGACCAGAACCCCGCCGGAATCATCCGCGGCGAAACCCGGCGCGATTTGGCGTTGAAGGAGCAGGACACGTTCATGATCCTGCTCGACACCTTCCGCGACCGCCAGAACGGGTTCTTGTTCGCCACCACCCCCGCGGGCGTCGAGCACGACGGCCAGATCAACAAGGAAGGCGAAGGCGGCTTTGGCGGCCCGGTCGGCAATGCGCCGAGCGTCACCGGCGCCAACGAGAACGTGAACTGGGACGGCACCTGGGAAGTCCGCACCACGATTGACGAGCAGGGCTGGTCGGCCGAGTTCCGGATTCCGTTCGAGACCCTCCGGTACGGGAGCGGGAAGCCGCAGGTGTGGGGGCTCAACCTGGCCCGGTTCATCCGCCGGAAGAACGAAGAGGATTTCTGGTCTCCGGTGCCTCGGCAGCACACCTTGTTTCGAGTCTCGATGGCCGGATCGCTCGAAGGGCTGGAGCCGCCGTCGACCCGGACGCTGCTGCTCACACCGTCAGTCGTCGGATCGCTGCAAAAAGACTACCGGGCCAACACGGCCACCGATGCCGCCCTCGAATTCGGGGCCGACGCCAAGATCGGCCTCACGCCGAGCCTAACGCTTGACCTGACCTATAACACCGACTTTGCCCAGGTCGAGGCCGACGACCAACAAGTCAACCTGACCCGGTTCAATCTGTTCTTTCCTGAGAAGCGGCCGTTCTTCCTGGAGAACGCCGGCGTGTTTGCCTTCGGGACCCCCCAATCGGCCGATATCTTCTTCAGCCGCCGGATCGGGCTCGACCGGAACAACCAGCAGGTCCCGATCGACGGCGGCGGGCGGCTCTCAGGCAAGATCGGCCGCCTATCCCTCGGCCTCCTCGACGTCCAAGCCGGGAACAACTACTCGGTGGGCCGGGTCATCTACGATCTGCCGCATCGCTCCCGGATCGGCGCCATTGCCGTCAGCCGGATCAATACCGATAGCACCGGCGACCACAATGTCACCTTCGGCCTCGACGGCAAGCTCGGCATCGGCGAGGCCATTTCATTGGATGGCTACGCCGCCCACTCCGAGACCCCGGGCTCGACCGGCCGATCCAACGTCGTCAATCTGAGCGGAACCTACACCACCAGAACCTGGGAGCTCGGCAGCGCGTTCCGCCGGGTCGACGCGGGATTCCGGCCGGATGTCGGCTATCTCGAACGGCCCGCGTTCCAATTCATCAGCCTCCGGGTGCTCCGGCATCTGCGGACCCCGAACCTCGCCTGGTTCCGGGAAGCCCGGCCGCACATCACCTTTCGCCAATACGACGACCTCGACGGCAAACCCCAGAGCCGGCTGCTTCACATCGACACTCATTTCGTGTTTGCCAACGGCGCGTTCTTCGAGCTTCCGGGCGTCAACTTCACCCGCGAAGCGCTCCGCGCCCCCTTCGAGATCGCGCCGGGCGTGATCATTCCAATGGGCACCTACGATCACTTCGAGTGGGCGCCGATCTTCAACACCAACTTGAGCTCGCCGTACTCGATTTCCGGCGGAGTTACTCTGGGCGGGTTCTACTCCGGGCACAAGAAGGGCGTCACCCTGACGCTCAACGCCCGGCCCACCGACCGGATCAACTCGAGTCTCCGGTGGTCCTACGACGACGTGGACTTGGCCGAGGGAAGTTTCCACCGGACCCTGGTGGGATTCCGGTTCGGGTACGCCTTCTCGCCCCGGGTGTTCATCCAGGGACTCACCCAGTACAGCAACCAGGCGGAGAGTCTGTCGGCCAACATCCGGTTCGGGTGGCTCGGCCCCGCCGGTACCGGCCTGTTCGTTGTGTTCAACGAAGGCCGCGCCAGCGGTGAGGAGCCGGGACTCGTCAATCGAGTCGTGGTCGTCAAGTTCACCAAGCAACTCGATTGGGCCCGCTAA
- a CDS encoding aminopeptidase P family protein: MRYSPIVMALIAAALLAPQATAQEGVAPFTTDFPPEEFAARRLAVARAIGPDAIAVIQGAPSPQGYVRFRQSNEAYYLSGVEAPHLLLLIEGGTGRTTLYLPHRNAGRDRGEGRMLSAEDAEEVIKLTGVHAVFGPELLGEHLGRMVNRAGRTLYTPHAPAEGAVMSRDLGLRVNADIASDPWDGRPSREGHFIGLLKSRFPRFEIADLTPTLDGLRLIKSPREIALIRRSSLLSGLALMEAMRSTEPGVIEDELDAVAKFIYHRNGAQEDSYYSLIGSGRNAWYPHYHANQRTMPDGDLVLMDYAPNVGYYNSDVTRMWPVNGRFSPGQKELYGFYLASYQAIITAMKPNVPIRTIKQEAAAAMARTLAAWRFSKPEYRRGAEAFVAEYQASAAAGGMLGHWVGMATHDDGGAVDMLRAGMVFTIEPALRVPEEQIYIRLEDMFLVTSTGIENLSGFVPVEPAAIEQLMKEAGVLQRYPRAGSAIP, encoded by the coding sequence ATGCGATACTCCCCGATTGTCATGGCCCTCATCGCGGCCGCCCTGCTTGCGCCCCAAGCAACCGCCCAAGAAGGGGTGGCGCCGTTTACGACCGATTTCCCGCCTGAGGAATTTGCCGCGAGACGCCTGGCCGTGGCGCGCGCCATTGGACCGGACGCCATCGCAGTCATCCAAGGCGCCCCATCGCCCCAGGGCTATGTCCGATTCCGGCAGAGCAACGAGGCCTATTACTTGTCCGGCGTCGAGGCCCCCCACCTGCTGCTGTTGATCGAGGGCGGCACCGGACGCACGACCCTCTACCTTCCCCACCGAAACGCCGGCCGCGATCGAGGCGAAGGCCGGATGCTCTCGGCCGAAGATGCCGAGGAAGTCATCAAGCTGACCGGGGTGCACGCGGTCTTCGGCCCGGAGCTTCTCGGCGAGCACCTCGGCCGGATGGTCAACCGCGCCGGGCGCACCCTCTATACGCCGCACGCGCCCGCCGAGGGCGCGGTGATGAGCCGGGATCTCGGCCTCCGGGTCAACGCCGACATCGCGTCCGATCCGTGGGACGGTCGGCCCTCGCGCGAGGGCCATTTCATCGGCCTGCTCAAGAGCCGGTTCCCCCGCTTCGAAATCGCCGACCTGACCCCGACGCTCGACGGCCTCCGCCTGATCAAGAGCCCGCGGGAAATCGCCTTGATCCGGCGATCGAGCCTGCTGTCGGGCCTCGCGCTCATGGAGGCGATGCGCTCCACCGAGCCCGGAGTGATCGAAGACGAGCTCGATGCCGTGGCCAAGTTCATCTACCACCGAAACGGCGCTCAGGAAGACAGCTATTACAGCCTGATCGGAAGCGGGCGCAATGCCTGGTACCCGCACTACCACGCCAACCAGCGCACCATGCCCGACGGCGATCTGGTCCTGATGGACTACGCCCCGAATGTCGGCTACTACAACAGCGACGTGACCAGGATGTGGCCGGTCAACGGCCGGTTCTCACCGGGGCAGAAAGAGTTGTACGGATTCTACCTGGCCAGTTATCAGGCCATCATCACGGCGATGAAGCCGAACGTGCCGATTCGGACCATCAAACAAGAAGCGGCGGCCGCGATGGCCCGGACCCTCGCGGCTTGGCGATTTTCGAAGCCGGAGTACCGGCGGGGGGCCGAAGCCTTCGTCGCCGAGTACCAAGCGTCGGCCGCCGCGGGCGGGATGCTCGGACACTGGGTGGGCATGGCAACGCATGATGACGGCGGAGCCGTCGACATGCTCCGCGCCGGCATGGTGTTCACGATCGAGCCGGCTCTCCGGGTGCCCGAAGAGCAGATCTACATCCGGTTGGAGGACATGTTTCTGGTGACGAGTACCGGCATCGAGAACCTGTCAGGCTTTGTGCCGGTCGAACCGGCGGCCATCGAGCAGTTGATGAAGGAAGCGGGGGTGCTGCAGCGCTACCCCCGAGCGGGTAGCGCCATTCCCTGA
- a CDS encoding PQQ-dependent dehydrogenase, methanol/ethanol family, which yields MSFRFKNSAIVLSAAMGLGTACARTREVDDKTLAAAERDSANWLTHGRTWSEQRMSPLHQIDDTSVARLGLAWWADLGTLHGLEATSLANDGVLYTTSAWSVVYAIDARTGKLLWRFDPEVPKDHGKFACCDVVNRGVALYRGRVFVATIDGRLIAIDQVTGKPVWTAQTTPRDGPYAITGAPRIADGKVVIGNAGSEYAVRGFVAAYDAMTGALAWRSYMVPGDPSKGFESKALERSAKTWSGEWWKGGGGGSPWDPIVSDPTLGLIYVGTGNASPWYPELRGPVPGDNLYAASIVALEATTGEIVWHYQTTPGDSWDYDATQPIVLADLTFAGKPRRVLMQANKNGFFYVIDRETGVLISATPFAKMTWATGIDSAGRPIINPAARPSREGALVMPSDLGAHNWHPISFSRTTGFVYFGVTDQAPAMHVVDPQFVLKASDQTVGYDARYQGPLTAELAAAKPVGRLVAWDPINGREAWRVDLPVSRSGGTLVTAGNLVFQGRGDGKLVAYRADDGKPVWEYDAGVGIAAAPMTYAVDQVQYVAVVVAPPLLYVDPGIKTGPGRLLVFALGKNAPLPSVVRVETPIPPPAATVAATPKELAEGAALSALHCDRCHSPDLNLVKSGAVPDLRRATTATHTAFESIVLGGARRALGMPTFVKDLTAEQARWIQAYILDQARRATAGPPRTGHH from the coding sequence GTGAGCTTCCGATTCAAGAACTCCGCGATCGTCCTCTCCGCCGCCATGGGGTTGGGGACGGCCTGCGCTCGCACTCGTGAGGTCGATGACAAGACGCTCGCGGCCGCCGAGCGCGACTCGGCCAACTGGCTCACCCACGGCCGGACTTGGTCCGAGCAGCGGATGAGTCCGCTGCACCAGATCGACGATACTTCGGTCGCCCGGCTCGGCCTTGCCTGGTGGGCCGACCTCGGCACCCTCCATGGCCTCGAGGCCACTTCCCTTGCCAACGACGGCGTCCTCTATACCACCAGCGCCTGGAGCGTGGTCTACGCCATCGACGCTCGCACCGGCAAGCTCCTCTGGCGGTTCGATCCCGAGGTGCCCAAGGATCACGGCAAGTTCGCCTGCTGCGACGTGGTGAACCGCGGGGTGGCCCTGTACCGGGGCCGGGTGTTCGTGGCCACGATCGACGGCCGGCTGATCGCCATCGACCAGGTCACCGGCAAACCGGTTTGGACCGCCCAGACGACGCCGAGGGACGGCCCCTACGCAATCACCGGCGCCCCGCGGATCGCGGACGGCAAGGTCGTGATCGGGAACGCCGGCTCGGAGTACGCGGTCCGCGGGTTCGTGGCGGCCTATGACGCCATGACCGGCGCACTCGCGTGGCGGAGCTACATGGTGCCCGGTGATCCCTCGAAGGGCTTCGAATCGAAGGCCCTCGAACGCTCGGCCAAGACCTGGTCGGGCGAGTGGTGGAAAGGCGGGGGCGGCGGCAGTCCCTGGGATCCGATTGTCTCCGATCCCACGCTCGGCCTGATCTACGTCGGCACCGGCAACGCATCGCCTTGGTATCCGGAACTGCGCGGTCCCGTCCCCGGCGACAATCTCTATGCGGCGTCGATCGTGGCCCTCGAGGCAACGACCGGCGAAATCGTTTGGCACTACCAGACCACCCCGGGCGACAGCTGGGACTACGACGCCACCCAGCCGATCGTCCTTGCCGACCTGACCTTCGCGGGGAAGCCCAGGCGCGTGCTGATGCAGGCCAACAAGAACGGGTTCTTCTATGTGATCGATCGGGAAACCGGCGTGCTGATTTCCGCGACGCCCTTCGCCAAAATGACCTGGGCTACCGGGATCGACTCCGCCGGCCGGCCGATCATCAACCCGGCCGCGCGTCCGAGCCGCGAAGGGGCGCTGGTGATGCCATCGGATCTTGGGGCCCATAACTGGCACCCGATTTCGTTCAGCCGCACCACGGGGTTCGTCTATTTCGGCGTCACCGACCAGGCGCCCGCGATGCACGTCGTCGATCCGCAATTCGTACTCAAGGCCAGCGATCAAACCGTCGGGTATGATGCCCGCTACCAAGGACCTCTCACCGCGGAGCTGGCGGCCGCCAAGCCCGTCGGCCGGCTGGTGGCGTGGGATCCGATCAATGGCCGAGAAGCCTGGCGGGTCGACCTGCCGGTGTCCCGGAGCGGCGGCACTCTTGTCACCGCGGGAAACCTGGTGTTTCAAGGCCGTGGCGACGGCAAGTTGGTGGCGTATCGAGCTGACGACGGGAAGCCGGTGTGGGAGTACGACGCCGGCGTCGGGATCGCCGCCGCGCCGATGACCTATGCGGTGGATCAGGTCCAGTACGTCGCGGTCGTGGTGGCGCCGCCGCTGTTGTACGTCGATCCGGGCATCAAGACCGGACCCGGCCGGCTGCTGGTTTTTGCCCTCGGCAAGAATGCGCCCCTGCCATCCGTCGTTAGGGTCGAGACCCCGATCCCGCCGCCCGCGGCGACCGTCGCCGCGACGCCCAAGGAGCTGGCGGAGGGTGCGGCCCTGTCCGCGCTCCACTGCGACCGCTGCCACAGCCCCGATCTCAATCTGGTGAAGAGCGGCGCGGTCCCGGACCTCCGACGGGCTACGACCGCTACCCATACAGCCTTCGAATCCATTGTACTCGGCGGAGCGCGACGGGCCCTCGGGATGCCGACCTTCGTCAAGGACCTCACCGCCGAGCAGGCCCGCTGGATTCAGGCCTACATCCTCGACCAAGCGCGACGGGCCACGGCGGGGCCGCCTCGTACCGGTCACCACTAG